Proteins encoded within one genomic window of Brassica rapa cultivar Chiifu-401-42 chromosome A09, CAAS_Brap_v3.01, whole genome shotgun sequence:
- the LOC117128168 gene encoding elongation factor 1-alpha 1 — protein MGKEKFHINIVVIGHVDSGKSTTTGHLIYKLGGIDKRVIERFEKEAAEMNKRSFKYAWVLDKLKAERERGITIDIALWKFETTKYYCTVIDAPGHRDFIKNMITGTSQADCAVLIIDSTTGGFEAGISKDGQTREHALLAFTLGVKQMICCCNKMDATTPKYSKARYDEIIKEVSSYLKKVGYNPDKIPFVPISGFEGDNMIERSTNLDWYKGPTLLEALDQINEPKRPSDKPLRLPLQDVYKIGGIGTVPVGRVETGMLKPGMVVTFAPSGLTTEVKSVEMHHESLVEALPGDNVGFNVKNVAVKDLKRGYVASNSKDDPAKGAANFTSQVIIMNHPGQIGNGYAPVLDCHTSHIAVKFSEILTKIDRRSGKEIEKEPKFLKNGDAGMVKMTPTKPMVVETFSEYPPLGRFAVRDMRQTVAVGVIKSVDKKDPTGAKVTKAAVKKGAK, from the exons ATGGGTAAAGAGAAGTTTCACATCAACATTGTGGTCATTGGTCATGTCGACTCTGGAAAGTCAACCACCACTGGTCATTTGATCTACAAGCTTGGTGGTATTGACAAGCGTGTGATTGAGAGATTCGAGAAGGAGGCTGCTGAGATGAACAAGAGGTCTTTCAAGTATGCGTGGGTGTTGGACAAACTTAAGGCTGAGCGTGAGCGTGGTATCACCATTGACATTGCTCTTTGGAAGTTTGAGACCACCAAGTACTACTGCACAGTCATTGATGCTCCTGGACATCGTGATTTCATCAAGAACATGATTACTGGTACCTCCCAGGCTGATTGTGCTGTCCTCATCATTGACTCCACCACCGGTGGGTTTGAAGCTGGTATCTCCAAGGATGGTCAGACCCGTGAGCATGCTCTTCTTGCTTTCACCCTTGGTGTCAAGCAGATGATTTGCTGCTGTAACAAG ATGGATGCTACTACCCCTAAGTACTCCAAGGCTAGGTACGATGAGATTATCAAGGAGGTGTCTTCATACCTGAAGAAGGTTGGATACAACCCTGACAAAATCCCATTCGTCCCCATCTCTGGGTTCGAAGGTGACAACATGATTGAGAGGTCCACCAACCTTGACTGGTACAAGGGACCAACTCTCCTTGAAGCACTTGACCAGATCAACGAGCCCAAGAGGCCATCAGACAAGCCCCTCCGTCTACCACTTCAGGACGTCTACAAGATCGGTGGTATTGGAACGGTGCCAGTGGGTCGTGTTGAGACCGGTATGCTCAAGCCTGGTATGGTTGTGACCTTTGCTCCTTCAGGGTTGACCACTGAGGTTAAGTCCGTTGAGATGCACCACGAGTCTCTTGTGGAGGCACTTCCAGGTGACAACGTCGGATTCAACGTCAAGAATGTTGCTGTGAAGGATCTCAAGCGTGGGTATGTTGCATCCAACTCTAAGGATGACCCTGCCAAGGGTGCTGCCAACTTCACTTCCCAGGTCATCATCATGAACCACCCGGGTCAGATTGGTAACGGTTACGCTCCAGTTCTTGACTGCCACACTTCCCACATTGCCGTCAAGTTCTCTGAGATCCTCACCAAGATTGACAGGCGTTCTGGAAAAGAGATCGAGAAGGAGCCCAAGTTCTTGAAGAATGGTGACGCTGGTATGGTGAAGATGACTCCAACCAAGCCCATGGTTGTTGAGACCTTCTCTGAGTACCCACCTCTTGGACGTTTCGCCGTGAGGGACATGAGGCAGACTGTTGCAGTCGGTGTTATCAAGAGCGTTGACAAGAAGGACCCAACCGGAGCCAAGGTTACCAAGGCTGCCGTCAAGAAGGGTGCCAAGTGA
- the LOC103843428 gene encoding tRNA ligase 1 isoform X1 has product MSLVPRRTLLTFSLLRSSSPHVTLAPHLCFYSDMPKKQIKRVHGDQKWQVKPKMDAPSGSSSDRSVTTETVNSQLSGLSLEEKNTNAQVWKPKSYGSKVSVNQRKFLEDFTVDKSSCCQAQIRATFYPKFENEKTDQEIRTRMIEMVSKGLATVEVSLKHSGSLFMYAGHSGGAYAKNSFGNIYTAVGVFVLSRMFREAWGTKALNKEAEFNDFLEKNRMCISMELVTAVLGDHGQRPLDDYVVVTAVTELGNGKPKFYSTSEIIAFCRKWRLPTNHVWLFSTRKSVTSFFAAFDALCEEGTATSVCRALDEVADISVPASKDHVKVQGEILEGLVARIVSSGSARDMENVLRDHPPPPFDGADLNLGLSLREICAAHRSNEEQQIKALLKSVGPSFCPSDLDWFGDESADSHSKNADKSVVTKFLQAQPADYSTSKLQEMIRLMKEKRLPAAFKCYHNFNRANDVSPENLFYKLVVHVHSDSGFRRYQREMRHMPGLWPLYRGFFVDINLFKSNKGRDQMALKSIDSAVKDASENSGQQGKDGLADDDANLMIKLKFLTYKLRTFLIRNGLSILFKEGPAAYKAYYLRQMKIWGTSDGKQKELCKMLDEWAAHIKRKCGNKQLSSSIYLSEAEPFLEQYAKRSPKNQVLVGSAGNLVRAEDFLALVDGDLDEEGDLMKKDEVTPATPEPAVKEAVQKAEGLIVFFPGIPGCAKSALCKELLNAPGGLGDDRSVHSLMGDLVKGKYWPKVADERRKKPQSIMLADKNAPNEDVWRQIEDMCRRTRTSAVPVVPDSEGTESNPYSLDALAVFMFRVIQRVNHPGNLDKASSNAGYVLLMFYHLYEGKSRKEFESELIDRFGSLVKMPLLRSERSPLPDPVKSIIEEGIDLFQLHSRRHGRLESSKGTYAAEWTKWEKQLRNTLAANSQYLNSIQVPFESAVQHVREELKRIAKGEYKPPSSEKTKHGSIVFAAINLPVTQVHSLLEKLAASNPTMRSFLEGKKHRIEEKLERAHVTLAHKRSHGVAAVARYGQHLNREVPVELTELLFNEEMAAFTAHVGSVDGETIVSKNEWPHVTLWTGEGVTAKEANALPQLYADGKASRVVIDPPASVAGPLEFF; this is encoded by the exons ATGTCTCTGGTTCCACGCAGAACACTCTTGACATTCTCTCTTCTCCGATCATCTTCTCCCCACGTTACCTTAGCTCCCCATCTTTGTTTCTACTCGGATATGCCTAAAAAGCAG ATAAAGAGAGTTCACGGTGATCAGAAGTGGCAAGTAAAGCCGAAGATGGATGCTCCATCTGGATCCAGTAGTGATCGTTCTGTAACAACAGAAACAGTGAACAGCCAGCTTAGTGGGTTAAGTCTTGAGGAAAAGAACACTAATGCTCAAGTATGGAAGCCTAAGTCATATGGATCAAAAGTTAGTGTCAATCAGAGAAAATTCTTGGAAGATTTTACTGTGGACAAGTCGAGTTGTTGCCAGGCCCAGATCAGAGCCACTTTCTATCCCAAGTTTGAGAACGAAAAGACGGACCAAGAG ATAAGAACACGGATGATAGAGATGGTATCTAAGGGGTTGGCAACGGTGGAG GTATCTCTTAAGCATTCAGGCTCTCTCTTTATGTATGCCGGTCACAGTGGTGGGGCATATGCAAAGAACAGTTTTGGTAATAT CTATACTGCGGTTGGTGTTTTTGTACTTTCACGGATGTTTAGGGAGGCTTGGGGAACTAAGGCTTTAAATAAGGAGGCAGAATTTAATGATTTTCTTGAG AAAAATCGCATGTGTATATCTATGGAACTGGTTACAGCTGTTCTTGGAGATCATGGTCAACGCCCACTGGATGATTATG TGGTGGTGACGGCTGTTACCGAGTTAGGTAATGGCAAGCCAAAGTTTTACTCAACTTCCGAAATAATTGCATTTTGCCGGAAATGGCGTCTACCAACAAACCATGTTTGGCTGTTTTCCACAAG GAAATCAGTGACCTCCTTTTTTGCCGCATTTGATGCACTCTGTGAAGAAGGGACAGCAACTTCAGTCTGTAGAGCTCTTGATGAAGTTGCTGATATATCAGTCCCAG CCTCCAAGGACCATGTGAAGGTGCAGGGTGAGATATTAGAGGGTCTTGTGGCGCGTATCGTAAGCAGTGGGAGCGCCAGAGATATGGAAAATGTATTGAGAGATCATCCTCCACCACCCTTTGATGGAG CTGATCTTAATTTGGGACTCAGTTTAAGAGAGATATGTGCTGCCCATAGATCTAACGAGGAACAG CAAATAAAAGCACTTTTAAAGAGTGTTGGCCCAAGCTTTTGCCCCAGTGACTTGGACTGGTTTGGAGATGAATCTGCAGATTCTCATTCGAAAAATGCTGACAAATCTGTTGTAACAAAATTCCTCCAAGCTCAGCCTGCAGATTATTCAACTAGTAAATTACAG GAAATGATACGCTTGATGAAGGAAAAACGTCTTCCAGCCGCATTCAAGTGTTACCATAATTTTAATAGAGCTAACGATGTGTCACCTGAGAACCTATTTTATAAATTGGTTGTCCATGTGCACAGTGATTCAGGATTTAGGCGTTACCAGAGAGAGATGAG GCACATGCCTGGCTTGTGGCCTTTATATCGAG GTTTCTTTGTTGATATTAATTTGTTCAAGTCAAACAAAGGAAGGGATCAGATGGCTCTGAAAAGCATTGATAGTGCGGTCAAAGATGCCAGTGAAAACAGTGGTCAGCAAGGAAAAGATGGTTTGGCTGATGATGATGCTAACTTAATGATCAAATTAAAGTTTCTTACATATAAG CTGAGAACCTTTCTGATCCGCAATGGCCTATCAATTCTATTTAAAGAGGGGCCGGCAGCTTATAAAGCCTATTACCTTAG GCAAATGAAGATATGGGGTACTTCTGATGGAAAGCAGAAGGAACTTTGCAAGATGCTTGATGAATG GGCTGCTCACATAAAAAGAAAGTGTGGGAATAAGCAGCTATCTTCATCAATATATCTAAGCGAAGCTGAGCCATTCCTGGAGCAGTACGCTAAACGGAGCCCCAAAAATCAAGTTTTGGTAGGGTCTGCTGGGAATCTAGTGAGAGCTGAGGACTTCTTGGCACTTGTTGACGGTGATCTAGATGAAGAAGGTGATCTTATGAAGAAAGATGAAGTGACACCAGCTACTCCTGAGCCAGCTGTGAAGGAAGCTGTCCAAAAGGCCGAGGGGTTAATTGTATTCTTTCCAGGTATTCCTGGATGTGCTAAGTCCGCACTTTGTAAGGAGTTATTGAACGCACCAGGAGGTCTTGGAGATGATCGTTCAGTGCATAGTCTGATGGGTGATCTTGTCAAAG GAAAATATTGGCCAAAGGTTGCTGATGAACGTCGTAAAAAGCCTCAATCAATTATGTTGGCTGACAAAAATGCCCCAAATGAAGATGTCTGGAGACAG ATTGAAGACATGTGTAGGCGAACTAGGACTTCTGCAGTTCCAGTCGTTCCTGATTCTGAAG GAACCGAGTCAAACCCATATTCACTTGATGCCTTGGCTGTTTTCATGTTCCGTGTAATTCAAAGAGTTAACCATCCG GGGAATCTCGACAAGGCATCTTCGAATGCAGGCTATGTGCTATTGATGTTCTACCACCTTTATGAGGGCAAG AGCCGCAAAGAATTTGAGAGTGAATTGATTGATAGATTTGGCTCACTGGTCAAGATGCCACTGTTGAGATCAGAAAG GAGTCCTTTACCTGATCCTGTTAAATCGATTATTGAGGAGGGCATAGACTTGTTCCAGCTCCACAGTAGAAGGCATGGGAG acTTGAGTCCTCAAAAGGAACCTATGCAGCGGAGTGGACTAAATGGGAGAAGCAGCTGCGCAATACTTTAGCCGCAAATTCACAGTATCTCAATTCTATTCAG GTTCCGTTTGAGTCTGCGGTTCAGCATGTGCGTGAAGAGCTAAAAAGAATAGCAAAGGGTGAATACAAACCACCAAGCTCAGAGAAAACAAAACATGGTTCTATTGTCTTCGCTGCCATCAACTTACCTGTTACTCAAGTCCACAGTCTTCTTGAAAAG TTGGCCGCATCAAACCCAACAATGAGATCTTTTCTAGAAGGGAAGAAGCACCGCATAGAGGAAAAACTCGAACGTGCTCACGTGACGCTTGCTCACAAGAGAAGCCACGGAGTAGCAGCCGTAGCCAGATACGGTCAACACCTAAACAGAGAAGTCCCCGTAGAGCTCACCGAGCTCCTTTTCAACGAGGAGATGGCTGCTTTTACAGCTCACGTCGGATCTGTGGACGGAGAGACCATAGTCTCCAAGAACGAATGGCCGCATGTCACGTTGTGGACTGGAGAAGGCGTTACTGCAAAAGAAGCCAACGCTTTGCCTCAGCTTTACGCAGACGGCAAGGCTAGCCGCGTAGTGATAGATCCTCCTGCCTCAGTCGCAGGTCCTCTGGAGTTTTTCTGA
- the LOC103843428 gene encoding tRNA ligase 1 isoform X2 — protein MFREAWGTKALNKEAEFNDFLEKNRMCISMELVTAVLGDHGQRPLDDYVVVTAVTELGNGKPKFYSTSEIIAFCRKWRLPTNHVWLFSTRKSVTSFFAAFDALCEEGTATSVCRALDEVADISVPASKDHVKVQGEILEGLVARIVSSGSARDMENVLRDHPPPPFDGADLNLGLSLREICAAHRSNEEQQIKALLKSVGPSFCPSDLDWFGDESADSHSKNADKSVVTKFLQAQPADYSTSKLQEMIRLMKEKRLPAAFKCYHNFNRANDVSPENLFYKLVVHVHSDSGFRRYQREMRHMPGLWPLYRGFFVDINLFKSNKGRDQMALKSIDSAVKDASENSGQQGKDGLADDDANLMIKLKFLTYKLRTFLIRNGLSILFKEGPAAYKAYYLRQMKIWGTSDGKQKELCKMLDEWAAHIKRKCGNKQLSSSIYLSEAEPFLEQYAKRSPKNQVLVGSAGNLVRAEDFLALVDGDLDEEGDLMKKDEVTPATPEPAVKEAVQKAEGLIVFFPGIPGCAKSALCKELLNAPGGLGDDRSVHSLMGDLVKGKYWPKVADERRKKPQSIMLADKNAPNEDVWRQIEDMCRRTRTSAVPVVPDSEGTESNPYSLDALAVFMFRVIQRVNHPGNLDKASSNAGYVLLMFYHLYEGKSRKEFESELIDRFGSLVKMPLLRSERSPLPDPVKSIIEEGIDLFQLHSRRHGRLESSKGTYAAEWTKWEKQLRNTLAANSQYLNSIQVPFESAVQHVREELKRIAKGEYKPPSSEKTKHGSIVFAAINLPVTQVHSLLEKLAASNPTMRSFLEGKKHRIEEKLERAHVTLAHKRSHGVAAVARYGQHLNREVPVELTELLFNEEMAAFTAHVGSVDGETIVSKNEWPHVTLWTGEGVTAKEANALPQLYADGKASRVVIDPPASVAGPLEFF, from the exons ATGTTTAGGGAGGCTTGGGGAACTAAGGCTTTAAATAAGGAGGCAGAATTTAATGATTTTCTTGAG AAAAATCGCATGTGTATATCTATGGAACTGGTTACAGCTGTTCTTGGAGATCATGGTCAACGCCCACTGGATGATTATG TGGTGGTGACGGCTGTTACCGAGTTAGGTAATGGCAAGCCAAAGTTTTACTCAACTTCCGAAATAATTGCATTTTGCCGGAAATGGCGTCTACCAACAAACCATGTTTGGCTGTTTTCCACAAG GAAATCAGTGACCTCCTTTTTTGCCGCATTTGATGCACTCTGTGAAGAAGGGACAGCAACTTCAGTCTGTAGAGCTCTTGATGAAGTTGCTGATATATCAGTCCCAG CCTCCAAGGACCATGTGAAGGTGCAGGGTGAGATATTAGAGGGTCTTGTGGCGCGTATCGTAAGCAGTGGGAGCGCCAGAGATATGGAAAATGTATTGAGAGATCATCCTCCACCACCCTTTGATGGAG CTGATCTTAATTTGGGACTCAGTTTAAGAGAGATATGTGCTGCCCATAGATCTAACGAGGAACAG CAAATAAAAGCACTTTTAAAGAGTGTTGGCCCAAGCTTTTGCCCCAGTGACTTGGACTGGTTTGGAGATGAATCTGCAGATTCTCATTCGAAAAATGCTGACAAATCTGTTGTAACAAAATTCCTCCAAGCTCAGCCTGCAGATTATTCAACTAGTAAATTACAG GAAATGATACGCTTGATGAAGGAAAAACGTCTTCCAGCCGCATTCAAGTGTTACCATAATTTTAATAGAGCTAACGATGTGTCACCTGAGAACCTATTTTATAAATTGGTTGTCCATGTGCACAGTGATTCAGGATTTAGGCGTTACCAGAGAGAGATGAG GCACATGCCTGGCTTGTGGCCTTTATATCGAG GTTTCTTTGTTGATATTAATTTGTTCAAGTCAAACAAAGGAAGGGATCAGATGGCTCTGAAAAGCATTGATAGTGCGGTCAAAGATGCCAGTGAAAACAGTGGTCAGCAAGGAAAAGATGGTTTGGCTGATGATGATGCTAACTTAATGATCAAATTAAAGTTTCTTACATATAAG CTGAGAACCTTTCTGATCCGCAATGGCCTATCAATTCTATTTAAAGAGGGGCCGGCAGCTTATAAAGCCTATTACCTTAG GCAAATGAAGATATGGGGTACTTCTGATGGAAAGCAGAAGGAACTTTGCAAGATGCTTGATGAATG GGCTGCTCACATAAAAAGAAAGTGTGGGAATAAGCAGCTATCTTCATCAATATATCTAAGCGAAGCTGAGCCATTCCTGGAGCAGTACGCTAAACGGAGCCCCAAAAATCAAGTTTTGGTAGGGTCTGCTGGGAATCTAGTGAGAGCTGAGGACTTCTTGGCACTTGTTGACGGTGATCTAGATGAAGAAGGTGATCTTATGAAGAAAGATGAAGTGACACCAGCTACTCCTGAGCCAGCTGTGAAGGAAGCTGTCCAAAAGGCCGAGGGGTTAATTGTATTCTTTCCAGGTATTCCTGGATGTGCTAAGTCCGCACTTTGTAAGGAGTTATTGAACGCACCAGGAGGTCTTGGAGATGATCGTTCAGTGCATAGTCTGATGGGTGATCTTGTCAAAG GAAAATATTGGCCAAAGGTTGCTGATGAACGTCGTAAAAAGCCTCAATCAATTATGTTGGCTGACAAAAATGCCCCAAATGAAGATGTCTGGAGACAG ATTGAAGACATGTGTAGGCGAACTAGGACTTCTGCAGTTCCAGTCGTTCCTGATTCTGAAG GAACCGAGTCAAACCCATATTCACTTGATGCCTTGGCTGTTTTCATGTTCCGTGTAATTCAAAGAGTTAACCATCCG GGGAATCTCGACAAGGCATCTTCGAATGCAGGCTATGTGCTATTGATGTTCTACCACCTTTATGAGGGCAAG AGCCGCAAAGAATTTGAGAGTGAATTGATTGATAGATTTGGCTCACTGGTCAAGATGCCACTGTTGAGATCAGAAAG GAGTCCTTTACCTGATCCTGTTAAATCGATTATTGAGGAGGGCATAGACTTGTTCCAGCTCCACAGTAGAAGGCATGGGAG acTTGAGTCCTCAAAAGGAACCTATGCAGCGGAGTGGACTAAATGGGAGAAGCAGCTGCGCAATACTTTAGCCGCAAATTCACAGTATCTCAATTCTATTCAG GTTCCGTTTGAGTCTGCGGTTCAGCATGTGCGTGAAGAGCTAAAAAGAATAGCAAAGGGTGAATACAAACCACCAAGCTCAGAGAAAACAAAACATGGTTCTATTGTCTTCGCTGCCATCAACTTACCTGTTACTCAAGTCCACAGTCTTCTTGAAAAG TTGGCCGCATCAAACCCAACAATGAGATCTTTTCTAGAAGGGAAGAAGCACCGCATAGAGGAAAAACTCGAACGTGCTCACGTGACGCTTGCTCACAAGAGAAGCCACGGAGTAGCAGCCGTAGCCAGATACGGTCAACACCTAAACAGAGAAGTCCCCGTAGAGCTCACCGAGCTCCTTTTCAACGAGGAGATGGCTGCTTTTACAGCTCACGTCGGATCTGTGGACGGAGAGACCATAGTCTCCAAGAACGAATGGCCGCATGTCACGTTGTGGACTGGAGAAGGCGTTACTGCAAAAGAAGCCAACGCTTTGCCTCAGCTTTACGCAGACGGCAAGGCTAGCCGCGTAGTGATAGATCCTCCTGCCTCAGTCGCAGGTCCTCTGGAGTTTTTCTGA